ACCCCTCTttggaaaaacaacattcaaagGAGGCTCCTCCTTCATGAGAAAGAACAGAGGTGGTTGAGTGAGTTAGAGAGTGAATGAAGAGAGGGAGTGGCGTTAGTAAGAACAAAGAACTgaatcagaaaatatttttctttgattGTTCTGATGTTTCTTTCTAAAGCAAATATTTGTGGAATCCAACTCCGCCATCACTCTGATAACATGACTTTCATTTCAGGAATGTGATGTTGAATCTTGTCTTTCCAGTTTTGCTGCTCATCTGACGTCAGCCCTGTTTATCactgtttgtttcctccttcaggTTTACATATCATTATGCAGCCATGTGTAGTCTTCCTTCCATGTCACATCTGGGCACTGGGCCAGTGTCTCTCATTTCTGGCCGGCACCATACTCACCTTTGCAGTCAGGTGCATGGCCACTGTTCACTTGTGCAGGTGCTCGGCCGTTTCTTCTCCCCATTCATGTGCCTAATAGTTGCAAAGTTAGAGAGTGTCTTGCTGTAGTTTCTTTctaaagtgaatatttgtggaCTACAACTCTGCCattattttcactgtgttttgttttaaagttttgttctaAAGCAGAAATAACCGTGTGTGTAACCAGCTCATGTGATTACTTGGAGTTCCTCTTTTACTAGATGGAATCAATGATCCAAACTGAATGTGAGTTTACAATAGAGTCAATTTGTTCAGAAATACTTTTAGAATTTGCTGTCTTCGAGTTGTGAGCTGCAATTAAGTcacaccaggaaaaaaaaatctcatccaTTTTAAACTGATCACGTCTGAAGTTGAAGcaggaaacaaactgtgacaaacacaggtgaagtcagaggaggagctaaAGTGGAAAGACCAGATTAAACGTCATTTTCCTGAACTGAAAGTCAAAGTTTGTCAGAGCGACGGCAGAGCTACAGTCCAGACAAATCTCTGTGTTTCTATCTAAAGAAAATTCATCTGAGTTAATCTGTTCTTTTTCAACATCTGACTCAAATACTGGTGAGTACAGCTGATAACATTTACAGTGTTTCAACAACCAGCATCAAAACTTAGAGCTTCAGTCCAACAGGAAGTTCCACTCTTTATACTTCATACTGACTCAGCATGTTTCTTTAGACATTCAATAACTCAtcaattataaataaatctgtacataaactgtgttgttttactgtgtttcaTCAACCGACATCAAGCTTAAATCCAACAGTAAGTAATTTTtaaccctctctctctctctctcgttgtTATTGTGTAGACATGTCTGCTGCCAGCTGTCTACTATTTGAAGATCAGGTTCgatgttccatctgtctggatgtgttcactgatccagtctctacatcatgtggacacaacttctgcaaacactgcatCACTCAACACTGGGATACTACTGATATATACAAATGTCCCCTGTGTAATAAAGTGTTTGAGACAAGACCTGAACTTAATATCAACACTTTCATCCGTGAGATGGTTGCTCAGTTCAAACATGAAGCTCAACACAGAATGAAGACAGAAGATAAAattcagcagatgatccagaagaGACGACTAAagattgaggagatgaaagagtcagtgaagatgagtaaagatgctgcagacagagagaaagcagaaggtgTTCAGGTCTTCACTGCTCTGAAGGAGTCTGTTGAGAGAGGACTGGACCAGCTCATAAAGGAGatcgaagacaaacagaaaacaacagagaaacaggctgaaggtttcatcaaagatcttgaacaggaagtctctgagctgatgaagaggagctctgaggtaaagcagctctcacactcaccccaccaccacccccacctcctccaaagcttctcctccctgaaagctgctccacctaccaaggactggacagaggtCAGCGTCCGTCCACCATCATATGAGGGGACTGTGGTGAGAGCTGTGACGCAGTTGGAGGAGACACTcagtaaagaaaagaagaaagctgagctgaagagggtccagcagtatgcagtggatgtgactctaGATCCTGATACAGCACATCCTGAACTCATTCTGTCTGATGATAGAAAACAAGTTCACTGTGGTGACGTGAGGAAGAATCTTCCAGACAACCCAGAGAGATTTTCTCATTGTCACAATGTTTTAGGAAAGAAGAGTTTCTCTTCAGGCAGAGTTTACTTTGAAGTTCATGTTAAAGGAAAGACTGACTGGACTGTAGGAGTGGCCAGAGAGTCAATTAACAGGAAGGGAAAAGTCACTCTGAGTCCTGAGAATGGTTTGTGGACTATATGGTTGAGAAATAGAAATGAGTACAAAGCTCTTTCTGGTCCTCCAgtgtgtctctctcttggtTCTTGTCTTGagaaggtgggggtgtttgtggattatgaggagggtctggtctcctttcatgatgtagatactgcagctcttatctACTCCTTTACTGGCTGCTACTTCACTGACAAACTTTACCCATACTTCAATCCTTGTTTGAATGATGGAGGTAAAAACTCTGCACCTCTGATCATCTGCCCTGTCAATCAAACTATCTGATACGTTTAATGATGCTTTGAGATCAATGAATGAACATATTGATCTTCACCCTTTATTCACACTCATACATATATAACGTACATATATAACGATATCAGTGGATTACAGAGATACGGGacaaactgatgatgatgacgatatTTCATTGTGAATTAATGTCATTAATGTTCtcattccttctttcttcaGTTCATCAGTTTAGATTTAATGGTTGTTGGAccttttacttgttttaatgtttttactctGTTGATTCATGAAACTCTTGTGTGGAATTTGTGATAATTGTAAAACGAGCGTCAATTAAAGTCCTAGAACTGTGAACTAGATCGTGTCTGTGTCATGAGGAGAGTTTGTTGAAGACAAGAATCTCAAACTCCTCAACAGGAGTATCCTTTGtacttcaggtggaggtggactgctgagtcattCCCTGATGAGCAGGCaccctgtgttgggccatgcatttacagatgggttgttttgtttccccaatgtacatgtctgtacattcctcactgcactgaacagcatacattacattactctgtttttgcctgggtgttttgtctttggggtggaccagagAACCTagttaaacaaatgagacaaaaatatcataagtcatttatttattgaggaaaacgatccaatattacatattagtGAGTGGCAAAAGTATGTGAACCTCTCGGATTAGTAGTTcatttgaaagtgaaattaGAGTCAGGTCAATCAATGGGATGAGAATCAGGTATGAGTAGGCACcctgtttcatttaaagaacAGGGATCTATCAAATTGTGCTCTTCGCAACACATTTGTGGAAGTGTATCATGGCACGAACAAAGGAGATTTCTGAAgacctcagaaaaagagttgttgatgctcatcaggctggaacaggttacaaaaccatctctaaagagtttggactCCACCagtccacagtcagacagattatGGACAAATGGAGGAAATTCAAGACCATTGTTACCCTTTCCAGTAGTGGTCGACtaacaaagatcactccaagAGCAAGGTGCGTAACAGGTGAGATCACAAAGGACCCCAGGGTAACTTCTAAGCAACTGAAGGCATCTCTCACActggctaatgttaatgtttacgAGCCCACCATCAGAAGAACACTAAACAACAATGGTGTGCATGGCAGGGTTGCAAGCAGAAAGCCACtactgtccaaaaaaacaaacaaacaaaaaagaacattgcTGCTCGTCTGCAGTTTGCTCAAGGTCATGGGGACAAGCCCAAAGACTATTGGAAGAATGTTTTGTGGACGCATGAGACCAAAATAGAATTTTTTGGTTTAACAGAAAACCGTTGTGTttggagaaaggaaaacactgcattccagcataaGAACATTATCCCATCTGTGAAACATGGTGGGGGTAGATTCAtagtttgggcctgttttgctgcatctgggccaggacgGCTTGTCATCACTGATGGAACAATGAATTCGGAATTATATCAGAATCCtaaaggaaaatgtcaggaaGTCTGTCAATGAACTGAATCTCAGGAGAAGGTGGATCATGTAGCAAGACAATGACCCTAAGCACACAGCCATTCTACCAAAgaatggttaaagaagaacaaagttaatgttttgggatggccaagtcaaagtcctgaccttaatccaatcgaaatgttgtggaaggacctgaggTGAGCAGttaatgtgaggaaacccaccaacatcccAGAGTTGAAGCTGTTCTGTAAggaggaatgggctaaaattcctccaagccTGTGCGCAGcgctgatcagcagttaccggaaacgTTTAGTTGCAGTTATTGCTGCACAGTCTCTTTACCTACTTTTAGGACTTGTGTGTCTGGTGATATTTTAGGTcatatttatgcagaaacacagaaaattctAAAGGGTTCACAAACTTTCAAGCACCactgtaggggatggtgatgttcttcctcctgctgtacTTCTCATCTCTGTCCTCTTGGGATACCTTCTTGAGCCTTTatcaaaggcccagttgggatatccacatctctttttttgtcttgtggGTACCGTCTGTGCTctgtgctggagggttctgatgactcctagctTGTGCTCCAGAAGGTGGTGGGagtcaaataataaatgctggTCTGTGTGCatgggtttcctatatacttcaatgttgaggcttcggtcttcttcaacatgcaccaaacagtccaaaaaggccaaagTATCCCCACTAATGTCCTCCCgagtgaacttgatgttgctgtccactgcattgatgtaTTGTGTGAAGGGTTCtacctcctttgtcttgattttaacctaGGTGTTGTCCAGATACCTGAATCAGTGGGTAggggtggaacctgcaaaggtgttcagggctctggtctctacttcctccatgtagagattggccacgatcggtgacacaGGTGACCCCATCACACAACCGTGTTtctgcctgtagaaacctccattaaaTTTGAAATGGGTgctggtcaggcacaggtcaagtaacacacagacttgttctggggcGAGGTTGGTAAGGTGTCGTCCTTTTGCAGTGTTTCCCATACTACATGTTGTGTTGCTTCTCTGGTGGAAATGCCACTATTATACAGCCACTAGTTTCGTTACAAAAATCATGCTTTTGATATGTTAATAGGAATGCATGATATTTAACGGACCTATAAAATATCGGCTGATTTGAGGAGaaattatgtaattatttatCGATCCGATATGTACATTTTATCCGATAAAAAGATccaataaattaatgaaattgGGGGAATTGTTTGCAGGCCGAGTTGCCCCAAAACAGGCCATGATGTGCTGCTTACGTCATCTATCTCGCCAGGACCAAAACCTGGCCCCATCTCTGCCAGACTACTAATAAACAACCCTTCACCAGtgtggtcgtttttttttttttttgggtggcaGAGGATGATAACAGCATTGCTGTTTGCAAACGATGTTCAGTGAGGATTccaagaggaggaaaaaaggcttcaagtTTAAACACTACTAATCTTATAACTCACCTGAAAAGGCGTCATTGCAGCGAAGTGGTGTAGCTAAATCTcaataaagtttgtttaaaaaaaatagaagaaaaaatgcAAGGCAGCAGTGGTAGCAATTAGCAGCGCTAaagcaaaaacagcaaaatggaGTGTTCCCCATCCCCATTCAGTTGACACATGTCAATgcatataattttatatttgaaacTTAACTCCAAAAATATCTACCTCACCCTCATGCACTCCAGGTTTAACAGATGTATTTCTTATGCATAAACACTTGTCAGTCATAGTTCCATTAAACTATTTTCGACTGAtgcatatttttcttctgtgtaaTGATTTGATATGTCAGTGCATATGATTTGTTCGTTTTATAAGGTAAATGTTTGGTCTAAGTCTTttcctgttgttattgttatttatagcAAATGACCACAAATACTATGACATTAAAAGGCCAGAactactaaaatatatttttttcatcactgcaaACTGCAAATTACATTAAGATtatattaaacataaaaatattaatttatcaGTTGTTGGAATCGGCCATGAGAAGCAGGACATTATCAGTTATCGGTTTCGGTTGAAATTTTTCATATCGTGcatcattattaattaatctCGGACGCCAGCATCCTGATCACTAGAGGGCCTGCAAGGGAGAACACGATCAGGGTCTCTTTCAGTGGTGGCTAGCTGAAAATATGTCCAGCAACATTGAAGCTTTCTCCTTTCATATGATCACTTGGTTAGTGAGTATGCAATTTACACTCACACTTATGAGGGATTTCACAATACCAGGAAATGTGGATTAGCATATCGGATAGGTTCGACTACTGGAGCACCCTAGGAATGTGAGAATGAGATGAGGCAAaggtttaaatataaaagtaaagcCAGCTTTAgttagaataaaatagaataaacagataaacaaatagatagataaacaagtaaatacattaaaacaagacaaacaaaattctCCATTTACTTCACTCTAAATCAAGTGGGTGGCTCACCATTGCTTCACTTCACTGGAGCaggcaaaacaaaatccaaaagaacacaaaaaatcaaattaaaacaacaaaaaacctgaCCCATCTCTGTGTTTGGCAGGGCACAAAACGGCTCTGGTACCCGGTACAGCCACAGGAGTTCTTGCTGCCAAAAGCAGTAACAGGCCACAAACGTTAGACGGAGAGTTAACGATAGTCAAGAACCAATAGCTTTAACGGCTAATGGCAGTACTAAAAACAAGAGCCGTTACCACAAATACTGTATCATTAAcacactttctgtttctttttttttttttttttttggcagaaacTCACTGACAGTTTGTTTGCCTCAGTACACTCCGTTTTCACTGAATATATCtaatttttcactttaaaatacTCTGCTCTGACTTGATGCTCTGTCTCCGTCGCAAACAAACTGGTGGGCGGGGCTAAACTTTGTTTGCAGTTCTGATTGGTCGATCTGACCTGATGCATTCAGGGGACATAAAAACATGGGCAAATTAATAGTGGTTAATCTCATTAAACTAAAcagttaataaaacattaatttcctttccgtttattttctaatttatttatgtagcccAGTATATTAAAGTCAATGTCCCTTCAGAATTCTGTAGGACgcaagaaaaggaagaaaaggaaagggaagaagaGTAGCCAAGCCTTGgctaaagtattaaaaagttaGCATCAGTAAGAACTAGCATGTAGCCACATGGTCAATAAAATGTATCAAACCTTTTCTGGTATCCTACAGAAATCTGAAGGTATTGATGCCGAGACATTGCATACTCACTGATTCTGAGATTAATTAACATATCAAAAGCATAATTTTTCTAACGAAACTAGTGGTTGTATAATGGAAAATCAAATATAAACATGTTACTGACATCACCAGCAGATAGTATTGCGGAAATGATGCCACGTGAATAAAACAGGTTTTAAATGGCCATAAGACCTATTTTTAGTGGTTGTCAAGTTTCAGTTTTCCCACAATCCCACCACTATCTTAAGGATCTAAAATCTGAATATGTGGCTCTAAAATTCCTCcataaaaacctaaaactctCTAAAAAAATTATGATCATGCAGCAAAGAAGTGTTAAGATGCAAAATGCACTTCTATGCTTAAAATTACTGTTAAAAACAGTGCAAAGTGCCAACAAATGACAAGGAAAACCAGCAGGCACAATAAtgatatttaaaacaattaaagcGGTTTAATGTAGAAATGAGGCCGTCTCTGGTATTAGACTACCTGCactgtttgtctctgctttgaAAACTCCTCCAAACATCTGCTAATTCATGTGTTTCAATGATCTACTTTAACCCTTACATACTGTTCAGGTTAAATTTGCCCTGTTCTGACATttgacagcagtaaaaataCCCTAAACATCATTTCTTTTAGCCTGAAATGTATTACTTTTCCTGAAgtgacacaaaatacacaaaaataaaaacattgtatttatttaccaTTCACCATTGTGggtcaaataaaagaaaattgtggttttattgaATCTTGAAACTGTCAGTATGTACATGCCAtctttgtgtgcattttatatgtgaAAGATGTGACAGAGTTCAAGTGGATCTCACCACTTTCACATAAACTGTCCTGTGTGTTCCTGAAACATTTGCCCAGGTTcccgcagacacagacacctgctggtcATTGAAGGGGCAGGGGAATgccaaaacactgaaatacaaacAACATAGGAGTGATCATATATGATGCATAAAGGGAACAGAAGTCATCCAGAGGTCGGACAGtgccttcacacagacacatgatgTGCACCTGCAAGCACCTGCACCAATGTATTAAACTAATGTAGAAAGTAACAAATTGGAATTTGTTTGGGTTGGGAGTGGAAATGTCCCAACTCTACTTTGAATGCAGAGACTAGTTCACAATAAGCACTTTATATCTGATGATGTAGCAATGAAAACAGTGTTCAATGGGTATATTATGAAATCCAAAAGAAATTTTAAGTGATATTGGCCATTTAAACATTCTCAATAGGTTTGTAGTGTAGAggaaataagttattattattaaacatttaagtctaatAACTGCACTTATTgaaagggggcaccacttacAGATGAAAAGTACACTGTCAGAATTAAGCAATTAATActggatcaatattaattattagtaattaatcAGTCTCATATCTGAGGCATCAGCTCTCAGTACAGTGACCATCTATTTCAAGCTCAAAAGGACCTTTCTGACAAGGTCACATTTTCAGGTCCTAATCTCGGTTACAGCAGGAGTCTTCCTCAGTGTTGCACAAAGTGACACAACGTGTGGTAAAACATGTAGCTGTAGCTGCCAATAATGAAATTGAAAAACACTCCCAATGGCGGGtcaaaatatctacaaaaatatcattaatgcgtgactgtcttgacagttaaaataaaatttagcTTGAACTTTGAACATGCCGTGCGTTCAACGTGGCGAGAAAAATTccagaattaaacacaaacacggtAAAAGGTGGACAACAAAAactttcatccacacaacttcTGCTCACTAgatattctctctttttcagagcattctctgtaaacccaagagatggttgtgtgtgaaaatcccagtagatcatcattttctgaaatgctCAGACCAACCCGCATGGCAACAACAACTATACCATACACTTAACCTTCTTGTCTCCCCCCTACTACATCAACAgatagctagctaacattaactACACAGTCTTGTAGGAGCTGCTCTTGGAACAGTCAGGCTAATCTCATGCTAATGATGATAACATAGGAGATAATGTTACTAGAATGTTGCAGCTTAATTGTGTTTCTTGAGATTTTCTGGTGCTGATGTAACGTCATCATCAGTCAAGGCATCAGACTCCATCACTGTCTTCGTTTCAGGCAGATGGCCGTGGTGTACTGTATTTGTCAATATACTGAGacactgagaaaaacaaaacacattcacaacCTTTTTATGAGCTGCAATAAAGTCACACCAGGAAATAAAGCAATAACCTCATTGCAATTTCATGTCTAAACATTAAGCAGGAAACTATGACACACAGAGCTGCCATCAGAGGACAGGTCAAAGTGTAAAAATCAGATTCAGTGTCACTTCACTTAAGCTTGTCAGACCGACGGCAGAGCTGTAGTCCAGATAAatatctctgtgtttctgtctgaagaAAATTCACCCGAGTTCATCTGTTCTTTCTCAACATCTGGCTCAAATACTGGTGAGTACAGCTGATtatatttactgtgtttcagCAACCAGCATCAAAACTTAGAGCCTTTTCTAAGTTTCCACTTTGAACTGCTCTGTCAGATTAACTCACATGTGATTAAATCAAACTGTAACAACATGTGATTTTAGAAGTTAAATAACTCATCAATAATCATTAAACCTCtacttaaactgtgtttttctctcttgttgtcagtgtgtagaCATGTCTGCTGTCAGATGTCTGAGATCTGAAGATCAGTTTTtgtgctccatctgtctggatgtgttcactgatccagtaactacatcatgtggacacaacttctgcaaacactgcatCACTCAACACTGGGATACTACTGATCTATGCAAGTGTCCCCTGTGTAAAGAGACTTTCTACAGGAGACCTCATCTGAAGATCAACACTTTATTCTCTGAGATGGTTGCTGAGTTCAGACAAGCTCAACAGAAAGCCAGCAGCTGTAGCTCAGATCAACAAGCTGCCAAACCAGGAGAAGTTCCCTGTGACGTCTGCACTGGAACCAAACTGAAGGCCCTGAAGTCCTGCCTGGTGTGTCTGCTCTCCTACTGTGACTCTCACCTGGAGCCTCATCTGACAATGTCACGcctgaaaacacatcagctgatccaccctgtggacaacctggaagacagGATGTGTAGGAAGCACGATAAACCTCTGGAGCTGTTCTGTAAGACCGACcagacatgtgtctgcatgctctgctctgttttagaCCACAAGAGACACAAGGTTGTTCCTCTGAAACAAGgatatgaaggaaagaaggcagaGCTGGGAAAGACAGAGAATGAAattcagcagatgatccagaagaGACGACGGAagattgaggagatgaaagagtcagtgaagatgagtaaagatgctgcagacagacagatagcaGAAGGTGTTCAGGTCTTCACTGCTCTGATGGAGTCTGTTGAGAGAGGCCTGAACCAGCTCATAAAGGAGatcgaagacaaacagaaaataagagagaaacaggctgaaggtttcatcaaatatctggaacaggaagtctctgagctgatgaagaggagctctgAGGTAAAGCAGCTCTCACGTTCTgaagaccacctccacctccgccacAGCTTCTCCTCCCTGAGAGCTGCTCCACCCACCAAGAACTGGACAGAGGTCAGTGTCTGTCCACCAGCATATGAGGGGACTGTTGTgagagctgtgactcagctggaggagacactcaggaaagacatgaagaagctgcttaaggctgagctgaagagggtccagcagtatgcagtggatgtgactctaGATCCTGATACAGCAAATCCCCACCTCATCTTGtctgatgatggaaaacaagttcACTGTGGTGACGTGAGGAAGAAACTTCCAGACAACCCAGAGAGATTTTCTAAATATGGGTGTCTTTTAGGAAAGAAGAGTTTCTCTtcctactgtttttattttcaggttcaggttaaaggAAAGACTGACTGGGATCTAGGAGTGGCCA
The nucleotide sequence above comes from Mugil cephalus isolate CIBA_MC_2020 chromosome 2, CIBA_Mcephalus_1.1, whole genome shotgun sequence. Encoded proteins:
- the LOC125000395 gene encoding zinc-binding protein A33-like; translated protein: MSAASCLLFEDQVRCSICLDVFTDPVSTSCGHNFCKHCITQHWDTTDIYKCPLCNKVFETRPELNINTFIREMVAQFKHEAQHRMKTEDKIQQMIQKRRLKIEEMKESVKMSKDAADREKAEGVQVFTALKESVERGLDQLIKEIEDKQKTTEKQAEGFIKDLEQEVSELMKRSSEVKQLSHSPHHHPHLLQSFSSLKAAPPTKDWTEVSVRPPSYEGTVVRAVTQLEETLSKEKKKAELKRVQQYAVDVTLDPDTAHPELILSDDRKQVHCGDVRKNLPDNPERFSHCHNVLGKKSFSSGRVYFEVHVKGKTDWTVGVARESINRKGKVTLSPENGLWTIWLRNRNEYKALSGPPVCLSLGSCLEKVGVFVDYEEGLVSFHDVDTAALIYSFTGCYFTDKLYPYFNPCLNDGGKNSAPLIICPVNQTI
- the LOC125004275 gene encoding E3 ubiquitin-protein ligase TRIM21-like — its product is MSAVRCLRSEDQFLCSICLDVFTDPVTTSCGHNFCKHCITQHWDTTDLCKCPLCKETFYRRPHLKINTLFSEMVAEFRQAQQKASSCSSDQQAAKPGEVPCDVCTGTKLKALKSCLVCLLSYCDSHLEPHLTMSRLKTHQLIHPVDNLEDRMCRKHDKPLELFCKTDQTCVCMLCSVLDHKRHKVVPLKQGYEGKKAELGKTENEIQQMIQKRRRKIEEMKESVKMSKDAADRQIAEGVQVFTALMESVERGLNQLIKEIEDKQKIREKQAEGFIKYLEQEVSELMKRSSEVKQLSRSEDHLHLRHSFSSLRAAPPTKNWTEVSVCPPAYEGTVVRAVTQLEETLRKDMKKLLKAELKRVQQYAVDVTLDPDTANPHLILSDDGKQVHCGDVRKKLPDNPERFSKYGCLLGKKSFSSYCFYFQVQVKGKTDWDLGVARESSNRKGNITLSPQNGFWTVWLRNGNEYKALAGPSVRLSLHSRPEKVGVFVDYEEGLVSFHDVDTAALIYSFTGCSFNDKLYPYFSPCNNDGGKNSAPLIICPVNQTV